In Prosthecochloris marina, the genomic stretch CTGTAAAATAATTGTACCTCCATCCCCTTTCTTTACATAGTATTGATCCAAATAAACAGGCAGGCATTCCACGTTATTGGCATTGTGGTCACCGCATTCTCCTCTTCCGGCTGTTGCACAGGATCCCGAGGATATTTTCCCTGGATGGAGATGGAAGAGACTGTAGTTACGGCAACGAAAAACGAGCGGGGGTTTATGGGACCCTTACTCTGGTTGATCGGGGGCTCGTCCTACAAAATAAATTCCTCAATGATACCGTATGTCCATATTGGTGCAATTATAAGAAGAGGTCATCGACCGCCCCCCTTTTACTGATATTCTGTTTCAATTCCACGTTGGTGCAATTACAAGGTAGTAAACGCCATCATCGACCACCTTGCCGAGCTCTTGTTTCAATTCCACGTTGGTGCAATTACAAGTTAAAGTGATCCACGCAGGTGTGACCATCGTCGAGGGTTTCAATTCCACGTTGGTGCAATTACAAGTACATGACCTCGAAGGTTCAGCGCGATTTCGAGGAGGTTTCAATTCCACGTTGGTGCAATTACAAGCTCGGCCTGCGCTTCGCCTTTTCTTCAGACACATCTCGTTTCAATTCCACGTTGGTGCAATTACAAGTATCGAGGCTCAGTTGATGGCGTATGTAACTGAGCTTGTTTCAATTCCACGTTGGTGCAATTACAAGGCGTGCAACGGCAAAGTACAGGAGCTTCATGTATGTCGTTTCAATTCCACGTTGGTGCAATTACAAGCAAAAAAAGCAGCAGAGAAGCAAGAAAAGTTGCTTGGTTTCAATTCCACGTTGGTGCAATTACAAGGGGATCGAGCAGTTCAGAAGATCTCACCGACTACTATGTTTCAATTCCACGTTGGTGCAATTACAAGGTACGGTATCGAGAAAACACATTTTTAATTGACATAGTTTCAATTCCACGTTGGTGCAATTACAAGTTGACATACTGCCATCTTTACCGGACAAAAGTGTTGATAGTTTCAATTCCACGTTGGTGCAATTACAAGATGCCGGGTCACACGTGGTTCGATGTGCTTTAATGCGTTTCAATTCAACGTTGGTGCAATTACAAGGCCAGTGTATTGGGTGTAGACTTGAATATTCTCGACGAGTTTCAATTCCACGTTGGTGCAATTACAAGACCGACGGGTGTCGATGCCTTGGAGCATTCGTCATTAGTTTCAATTCCACGTTGGTGCAATTACAAGTGGTCTCATGAGGAAATCGAAGAAAGTGATTCCAAGTTTCAATTCCACGTTGGTGCAATTACAAGAATACGACAGAGAAGATCTATCACAGCACGCAGAAGCGTTTCAATTCCACGTTGGTGCAATTACAAGGATGAACTACGGGCGACTTCGATAGTGCAACAAATAGGTTTCAATTCCACGTTGGTGCAATTACAAGCCTCATTGTTTTTCAGGGAGCGGTCGGGTTTGACAAAGTTTCAATTCCACGTTGGTGCAATTACAAGAAGTCTGCGTTGATGACGAGCAATCTTGTCAAATTCGTTTCAATTCCACGTTGGTGCAATTACAAGCCTTGAGTATCGATACATAACCGTTTTCAACATAAGGTTTCAATTCCACGTTGGTGCAATTACAAGTACGGATTCGCCGAACATCCGATCGTCGAGGGGCGGCGTTTCAATTCCACGTTGGTGCAATTACAAGCGAACACACTCCTGAAGCCCTGGGGCCGACGGCTGCGTTTCAATTCCACGTTGGTGCAATTACAAGATACCCGTATTTATCAGGCTTTTGTGAAGATCCTGTGTGTTTCAATTCCACGTTGGTGCAATTACAAGCCGGCATATATTCGGCTGAAGAATGGCGATTTTATTGAGTCTCATCTCGATAAATCGCCTAATTTTGTCGTCAGGGTGTAATAGCCGGAAAAACCCGGAACCCCGACGACATTTTTAATTTATTATTTTCAGGGAAGATAGAAAACCAAGGCTGGCTTTTTCAGGAGCACTTCTGATTTCAAACAGGCATATCGAGACTGCCTGACGACATACTGATCAACACATATATATGCTAAGCCCAACAAAATTCATAATATGCGCACATTTTGCAGAATTTCTTGTTAATCCTCTCAGGGACGTTTACCCGATTAATAATAGCCGTCATATCGTCGAAAATTTCTTGAATTTTGTGTTCGTCATTTTTCGACAACTCGATTTCAAGGGTTTTCTTGAGTTTTGGATAATCAAGCCTACCGGTAACTGAAGTAACTCCAGAACTCTTCAGGTAAAATAAATAATATTTCAGTTGCCAGATATGGGCTTCCTCCATCTTGTCGGATTTTTTCACCTCATGCACCACTTTGTGCCGCTTGTCATAGAAATCAAGTACAGCTCCATCGCTTAACTGAATTTCATGCCGTTCCTCAGGATACGTTGTCTCACTGATGAACTTGCCTTCTTCCACGGCACTGAAATCGCTCTCAAACTGTAGTTGCCGATCAAAAAGCCACAGCTTTCGATGACAAATAAAATAGTAACTGATTTTTGTCCCGTTGACCTTTGGATAGAGCATAACGTATCAAAGAAAATTGGAAGCCGGCCTTTTTTCCGTACCTATAATTTCTTTGTTCATATACTTGCCGTTCAACTCAAAAAAGATGATAGAGTCTGCTTCTTCATTGCAGAACCTGCCCGCCTCATATTTAAGTTTCTGATATGACGCAGGAGTCATCTCACCTTCAAAAACGGAGTTCTGGATATGATGCATATATTTGCGAAAGATCTTCAGCATTTTACCAACCCTTTTTTCCCCGACATCATAAACCGCTATGTAGTACATCTTTGCTAAGAATTATGATTTTTGATTATGGATTATCATCTCTCCTGAAAGAATCGGCATTTGTCCTACCACCAGCTTCGGAATGCGCGGTAGGGTTCCTCACCGATAAGGTGTTTAATAAGTTTGTAGCACTCCAAACGAATGAGCCTACGGTACGAAACATTCCTGCCAAGGCCCCTATGCTTTATGGTTGTGCGCATCCTCTCCTCAAATTCCTTGACCACAATTTTTCGTCCTGCATCGTTCAAGTGACAGAAATTCAAGGCACTGGTAAAATGTTTGGCCTGAATCTCCCTGGTGTTGACCAGCTTGAAAATCATTCGGTCAATAAACATTGGTTTGAAAATTTCAGCCAAATCAAGGGCAAGCGAAAATCGGCGCTCCGAAGGTTCGTGAAGAAAAGATACTGTGGGATTAAGTTGTGTTCGGTAAATTTCCGTGAGGCAAGCTGAATACATCAAGCTATTGCCGAACGATACGAGCGCGTTGACTGCATTATCCGGCGGACGCTTGACTCGTTCCGAAAATGAAAACGCTGGATCAGCCGAGCGAAGCAGATGCTGCCATACCTGATAGTACACCTTACGAATATTCCCCTCGATACCCATCAGTTCAGGAATATCCGGAGCATTCACGATACCCGCCAAAAGTGATTCGATTTGTGTTATGGTATGAAAAAGTAATTCAAGGCTCTCAGGCCCCAGAGCACCCTGCCGTGAATCTGCTGTGTAGTATTTCAGGTTCCGCACTATGTTCCCTGCCGCTGCTCCTATAAACTCACGGGCAAGCTCCATCCGTTTTTTCTTTGCACTGTAGTACTTGACCTGATGCACGACCACATATCCTGACAACA encodes the following:
- the cas4 gene encoding CRISPR-associated protein Cas4, with amino-acid sequence MLYPKVNGTKISYYFICHRKLWLFDRQLQFESDFSAVEEGKFISETTYPEERHEIQLSDGAVLDFYDKRHKVVHEVKKSDKMEEAHIWQLKYYLFYLKSSGVTSVTGRLDYPKLKKTLEIELSKNDEHKIQEIFDDMTAIINRVNVPERINKKFCKMCAYYEFCWA
- the cas2 gene encoding CRISPR-associated endonuclease Cas2, which translates into the protein MYYIAVYDVGEKRVGKMLKIFRKYMHHIQNSVFEGEMTPASYQKLKYEAGRFCNEEADSIIFFELNGKYMNKEIIGTEKRPASNFL
- the cas1b gene encoding type I-B CRISPR-associated endonuclease Cas1b — translated: MPFTIPTKQPFYIFSNGVLQRKENTICFVPYATQEEVTVESDPSLYLEPDEQETYGLNPFDDTLLNTGGRRVIPINNIDSFFVFGEVNFNSKFLNFLTRNRIPMHLFNYYGFYSGSYYPREHLLSGYVVVHQVKYYSAKKKRMELAREFIGAAAGNIVRNLKYYTADSRQGALGPESLELLFHTITQIESLLAGIVNAPDIPELMGIEGNIRKVYYQVWQHLLRSADPAFSFSERVKRPPDNAVNALVSFGNSLMYSACLTEIYRTQLNPTVSFLHEPSERRFSLALDLAEIFKPMFIDRMIFKLVNTREIQAKHFTSALNFCHLNDAGRKIVVKEFEERMRTTIKHRGLGRNVSYRRLIRLECYKLIKHLIGEEPYRAFRSWW